GGCCTTGTCGGGATTGGGATGGATTTCCACCATGATCCCGTCGGCCCCGGCGGCCACGGCCGCCCGGGCCATCGGGGCGACGAAGCGGCGGGTGCCGACCCCGTGGCTCGGATCGGCGATGATGGGGAGGTGCGAGAGGTGCTTGACGACGGGGATGGCCGACAGGTCCAGGGTGTTGCGCGTGGCGGTCTCGAAGGTACGGATGCCGCGTTCGCACAGGATGACGTCGGGGTTCCCCTCGCTCAGGATGTACTCGGCGCTCATCAGCCATTCCTGGATCGTGGCGGCCATGCCGCGCTTGAGCAGCACCGGCTTGCCCGCCTTCCCCAGCGCGGTCAGCAGCGGGTAGTTCTGCATGTTGCGGGCGCCCACCTGCAGCAGGTCGGCGTACCGGGCCACCGTGTCGATCAACTCGATCGTCATGACCTCGGTGACCACGGCCAGTCCGTGGCGGTCGGCCGCCCGACGCAGCAGCTTCAGCCCCTCGAGCCCCAGCCCCTGGTAGGCATAGGGGGAGGAACGGGGCTTGTAGGCGCCCCCCCGGAGGATCTGCGCCCCGGCCGCCGCCGCGGCCCCGGCGCTGGCCTCTATCTGCTCCTCGCTCTCCACCGCGCAGGGACCCGCCATCACCGCGACCTCCATGCCGCCGACGAGGCACGTCTCCCCGACGCGCACGACCGTGTCCTCGGGATG
Above is a genomic segment from Acidobacteriota bacterium containing:
- the aroF gene encoding 3-deoxy-7-phosphoheptulonate synthase, coding for MIIICEAKATEAQIGELERIIRGAGLDIHRSDGEEYTILGVIGDRNRLDMGTVTLMPGVREVVLVTSPFKLASREFHPEDTVVRVGETCLVGGMEVAVMAGPCAVESEEQIEASAGAAAAAGAQILRGGAYKPRSSPYAYQGLGLEGLKLLRRAADRHGLAVVTEVMTIELIDTVARYADLLQVGARNMQNYPLLTALGKAGKPVLLKRGMAATIQEWLMSAEYILSEGNPDVILCERGIRTFETATRNTLDLSAIPVVKHLSHLPIIADPSHGVGTRRFVAPMARAAVAAGADGIMVEIHPNPDKALSDGPQSLTLEEFGLLMNRCRIIATTIGRRLGRTR